DNA sequence from the Malus domestica chromosome 06, GDT2T_hap1 genome:
TTGCGTCTTAACTCAAGAGTTTAATTGTTtaatgtaaagtgaatagtatcaggattgactttttaatgtaaaaatgtagtttttcattaaaatgaacagtacctggagcttttcgttaaagttccctttataaAATTCAATCAACCCGATCATTCCTATTGTATATCtgaaaaatcaaactcaaataaACCGTTGTGAAAACTACTAATTTGGACAATCGTAATTGAATGTATACTAGTAATTAATATGAGAACATTTTTATCAATggaaaataaaatcctaattatGTCACTACTTGTGCTACCTCTTGTACACCGAAATCAATAACATAGGACATTTAACAAAATTTTCCCTCCTTTtactttcctcttttttttctctttataaAAATGACAGTATTAAATGTTGACATGCTTTAATTATGACCGTTTAAATAAAAAGAGATTAGAAGAGAGATAGATTTGCAtatgagagaatcctactctttATACGTTTGGGGACGAAACTTTCCCGAAACCACTCatgtttttggttcttttttttttttcaatttatttagttGTGTTTAATAAATGGACCACTTCCAAATGGTCAATTTTGAACATATCTAAATTTGGCCAAAACACTAAACCAATTTTACTATATTAGATTAGAATATTgctcaaaaaagaaaaggatcATGCTGTAAAAGCAATTGTTTGTTTTGGTCATTGGAAACTTGAAAGGAACTATCACAGCTTAATTAATGCGTCATTTACACACCTGATGCCTTTAACTGTTTCAACACAAAAGgctaaaaaacacaaacaaataagaaaaagaaaaatattgccAACGGTCAAGAataacctacaaaaacaaaactaggCTCAAAATTCGAAGATAATGGAAGTGATCGTCATCGGTAgcttcctccctcttctccgCCTCAGTTTTCACGCCTGGTCGTCGACCTTCTGCGAGGAGCAGCGGCTCCTTCCTTCTCACTCTCAGATGAAGtaccttccttctccttttcgTCTTCCTTTGCGGCTGCACTGCTTGAAGCGGCAGTGGCTCCGGTGGTTTTCTTCTCAACTCTTGCCTGCACAAAGAGAAAGCAACATTTAGCAACAAGCAACATCAGTAGCTACAACTACTTCTTTTGGTCTTTTTGAGGAGCTTCAGCACTCACAGGTTTCTTTCCGCCGAAGAGTAGCTTGACAAAGACAGTGAAGATGATCACCACAATCGCGACAAGGATGCCAACGGTGAGATTTGGTTGTTCCTCTGCCTTCTCGATGAGATCCTGCGCACCAAACAAGCTTGGATTTTAGATTGCGTTCAGGAAAATCACCCTCGAAAGGGATAATAAACGAAAGACTTATGACTTACAACGATCTTAGGCTTGTGGGAACTCAAGAAGGGAAGATCTGCGACTGTGTATAGGAGGTCAAATATTTTCTTCTGCAGGAAATAAAAATACGATTATCAGCAACTGTACCAAGTAACCGTCAAATAAATTCCATAAAGACAGCTGTATAGAATTGATAAGTTGCAAAGCGAAACATTTACCTGGACGGTGGCAAGGAACCCATCTGTGCCTTGAacatcttcctcttccttcgaCTTCTCTTTCTCAACTTCAAATTTTGGTTTCCAACCGGTCTCTCTGTATGTTTGTGCAACTTTCTCGTCCTTCGCTATCAAAATGTTGTCAAACAATATACCATCTTGCATCGTCCAGATCTCAATGCCGACAGCTGCGATAGGCTCAAAGTTGGGTTTGTCAGCTTCAAAGTAGCTGGGGTTTGGAATCTCCTGAGGCTTCCAGACACCCTTGTAACTGGGGTTATCGATAAGTGGGGCATGCCATTTTCCCTTGTAAGCTGGGTTCCTCTTCATTGGCTTCTTCCATTCACCACAACCAGGGGCGGTCACACACTTTGGGTTCTCGATCCTTGGGGCTTCCCATTCACCATCCTCCTCATCATCCCAGTCTTCTGGTTTCGTGGAATCAGGATCATCTATCTCCTCAGGCTCATCATCCAACCATCCTTCAGGTTTTTCTGCTTCTTCATCTACAATTTCCATTGGGGCATCCTCATCCCAGTCCTCTGGCTTTACAGCATTTGGGTCTTGAATCTTGGCTCTCTCATCCCAATCCTCAGGCTTCTTATCCTCTGGATCAGGGATTGTCTTGGTAGGAATAAGAGGTGGCATGAAATCATCAGCCGATAGGAAAttcgccttcttcttctcttccccaTCAACCAGAATTACCAACTCGTTATTGGGTTTAAGAATGGCAGTGTACACATGAGTAAGTTTGTCAACTGGAACAGAGGGTGGAGTCGTCAAATGGTGTTCAACGTACTCTCCGCTCTTGGGGTTCTTGTGCTTGAAAATGAAGTGAACCTTGTTTGTGAGCCCACATTTGTCAGGTCCAAACATGATCGAATAAGGAGACTCATTGTCAAATATCTTAGGTTCCCAACCAGCCTCCTGAGGTCGAAGGTATTTCAGATAGGCACCACCACATTCAAGCCCGTTCTGGAGACGAGTCTCAAATTGGAGGACAATAGTTCCATCATTCAGACTCTCAGGCTTCTCAAGCTCCTTCACTATTGCGTACTTCTTGGCAGGCTCACTCACAAGAAGTCCGTAATCCTCATGTCCCTCGCTCTTTGAGTGACTCCACACACCTAAACCCAGATTAGACATCACCATAAGTTTGCAACTCAAAATACAGCAAGAAATGCACCCAAATCATGATCGACGAgccaaaatttataaattagatAAGCAAGGGACATAAAATTctttatttctgttatgattCCAGGCCACTATGATTCACAAAAACTATACGATGCCCCAAGAACAAGACCCAAGCACACAATGAATATTTCGATTAAAACATACAGACCCATCACTGCTAACTATCTCATTATAAATCTAGAGGAATCAAAAGGTGCAATTTTCGCTTCAAAACATTTGTATTGTTGTTTAACTCCACTTAAATCTATTAGCTTAACAGTTTACAATACAACATTCTAAACTACCATAACCTACAGAGGGAGGGGGGTTCAAGCTCGAGTGCAAGGGGAACTCAGACACAAGTGCAAAGCGGCCACGGCATTGCACACAATGAATAATTCCATTAAAACAGACTCATCACTGAATACATCTAGAGGAATCAAATGGTGCAATTTTCGCATCGAAACATTTGTATCGTTGTTTAACTCCACTCAAATCTATTAGCTTAACAGTCTACAAAACAACATTCTAAACTACCATAATCTAAGGGGGAGGGTGATCCGACATCAGGTGCAAGGGGAACTCAAACACGAATGCAAAGCGGCAAAAGGCACACTGCCCTGGTCAACTGACATAACCCACATCTACGTTAACGCAATTATTCAAGTTCAACATACATGGAAACCATTAATATCATTCAGATCGATGGATCGATCATACACCGATCCAATAActacaaacaaatacaaacatTCACACATATAAGATATCATCTTTTTTCTCTTAAattagaaagagagaaagaacggACCTTGGTACTCTTCTTTGCTAGAAACGATCCATCGGCCTTCGAATGTGTCATCAAACGAATCGTAAAATACCTAAATTCACAAATGAATCGAAAATGGTAAGAACTTGGGATTCAAATCTGAGATTGAAAGCATGAAATTGCAATTACAAATGAGACGATTCGAATTACCGTATCGTCGGAAGCAGATAGCTGCTGAAATGCAAAGCAAGCTACCAGCATCAGCAGCACCGGAAGAACACCACCGCGAACCCTaaccatctttctctctctaaaactctctttctcctctgtatctctctctctctcgtcgaAGTTCTTAGACAAGTCCGCCCTCTCTGGGAAAGAGTTCTGAGACTTGTACATATAGATCTGCACAACACTGCCTTCGACTTGCTTCGGCCAATCAGATCACGTGCCACGTTCAATGGACCAATGAGATCCCGCCACGTCAAAAACTTGACGCATCGTTGCGTCCCTTGCGAGTTTCGACCAACCTTTCGGTTCTGTTCTTTCTCGTGACTGGGCCGGGTCAAAAGTCCAGATGAGTGTTGACCCGACTAATTTGAAAATTCTCTGttcttttttggttttattGTACGATGAAATTTCACTATTGCTTTTTTAGGTCTCTATCTTTTAAAGAGTTTGGACGTCTTTTGattt
Encoded proteins:
- the LOC103438666 gene encoding calnexin homolog; protein product: MYKSQNSFPERADLSKNFDERERDTEEKESFRERKMVRVRGGVLPVLLMLVACFAFQQLSASDDTVFYDSFDDTFEGRWIVSSKEEYQGVWSHSKSEGHEDYGLLVSEPAKKYAIVKELEKPESLNDGTIVLQFETRLQNGLECGGAYLKYLRPQEAGWEPKIFDNESPYSIMFGPDKCGLTNKVHFIFKHKNPKSGEYVEHHLTTPPSVPVDKLTHVYTAILKPNNELVILVDGEEKKKANFLSADDFMPPLIPTKTIPDPEDKKPEDWDERAKIQDPNAVKPEDWDEDAPMEIVDEEAEKPEGWLDDEPEEIDDPDSTKPEDWDDEEDGEWEAPRIENPKCVTAPGCGEWKKPMKRNPAYKGKWHAPLIDNPSYKGVWKPQEIPNPSYFEADKPNFEPIAAVGIEIWTMQDGILFDNILIAKDEKVAQTYRETGWKPKFEVEKEKSKEEEDVQGTDGFLATVQKKIFDLLYTVADLPFLSSHKPKIVDLIEKAEEQPNLTVGILVAIVVIIFTVFVKLLFGGKKPARVEKKTTGATAASSSAAAKEDEKEKEGTSSESEKEGAAAPRRRSTTRREN